The stretch of DNA GCCATACAACTCAAGTaaagaataaaatgtgcaaaacaaaatccCAAATGAGGCAGGAGGAGGCTCCGTTGTTGACTGCTGCTGACCACTTTCATTCATACAGACTATGGTGGTTATAACGTTGTGgttgttgtcgttttttttctcttcttcgtCCCCATTTTCTTTGCTTGATTCTGCTCAAGTCTGGACATGATTAGTCCTGCTCTTTGTGTGAAGAGCCATGTCCTTATGTGCCATGGGTACAGAAGAATCAAGGGTTAAAGAAGAGCTTGGCAGACCGGGCCCTGGTGACTCTTCATTGTCATCGTCAATACCATCACCAGGGCCGTCTTCACTACTGGGGCTTTTCTTACAGATTGAATGTGTGTTCATCTGCAAATGTGtactcccccccccctcccgcccgCCCCGGCAGGCTGACACAGGAGGGAAGCGATACCCCAATCTAGTGACGTCCCGTTTCTCTCACTGAGGGGAAATAGGAGGAATTTTTGTCCAACCCAACTCATCGTGGTCATTTGTCCAAGTCTTTTGTTTGTGGGTTGGTTAgttactttgtttgtttggtttctctcGACGTCGACAGCGTAGAGTAGCGCTGTTGCCGGAGAAAACTAAACAAAGCTGAGCCTTGCGGGCAGGTTTCTTTGAAGTTCCCCGAGTTTGGTTGGGGGAATGTCAGGATTACGCTCAGCGTGATGGACAGGTGTCAAGCCTGCGCTCCTCTGTGCGGCTGGCATGATCTGGGTTGGGATCGAtctggaggggagagaggagagaggaggctttACAAAACTGAGACacactgccattttttttcctgatgtaaTAGCAAAGTAAAGACTTTGCGATAGCCTGCTATTTGATAAATGCCACCCCCAAACAACAGCACAATGGGAGCTACAGTGTATTTATTTGGTGTGTACCTCAGAGTACAGAGGAGGGGGCTGAAAGCGGAACTCATGGATGTAAGCGAAGAGAGGCCCATCGAGCTCTTCCCGGGCTGGTGGGATGTCCAggctgctctgcctctgctctTCAGTCACAATTTCTGCATAGcttggaggagctgaggaggaaagccAGCCACTGGTTAGCCATCTCGAGAAGTACTCTTAATATGAATCGCATCATGTCTGTGAGATCCATGAGAGTGCACGTGCTTGTTAACCTACCTTCAGGCCGCTCAGGCAGAGCCATGCCCAGCCAGCTCATGCTGCACTGGCTGCTGACGCTGGAGGTGCGTGAGCCGAAGGGGTGGAGCGGGATGGTTCCGATGACCAGTGGCAGGTTAAGGGACAGGTTTATTGCCCCAGGGATGTCAACATACACCTGAGCAGACATGAGGAAACCACAGAAGGTTAAGAGTAATTCTTTGGCCTTGAAAAATTACAAGGTGACAACATGGTGTGGTGGGTTTGATACATGGCATTGAAGTTAAGCATTTAGCATGGAATTACATACATTCACCATCCTCAGCCCTTTGAAACTAACACCCTCCCGTCACAAGTGGGTTAAAGATCTTGAAATCTCTCACTACAGTATATGGATTCAGTGTGGAGCTATATGGGTTGTACGGTAGTTCTACAAAATGTGGGTCAGTCACATGAGGTCGGGTGCTTACGCAAAGCAGAGCCCTAGTCTGGTGGCTCTCTGTCTGAAATGACCAGTTCACAGGGTAAAGAGGTCATTAGCACCTTTGAGGTAGGTGTTGCCGCAGATATTCTGGGCTAATGCTCTTAGCGGTGTATGGAGATAACACCTGGTACAATCCCAGGCACAGATTTGGCAAGGTTGGCTGAGTCAGCCAGGCCCTTTACcgggagagatatgagcttaCTGAGAATATGGTTTCCACAATGATAATGTGTAATCAGAATGCTATGGGTGTGaggaaacaagcaaacagaaaagtctttcATTAAAGTGTAAAGCTAGGCCTAGTGCTCAGTCACAGAGAAAGATACAATACTtagaagagagaaatgtgcCAAAATGCTGTGTCACTCCACTCACCATGAGAGAATACTCCACTCGGATGATGCTGCAGTCCAGGATGGAGGGGGAGACGGGTGGGATCTTCAGCATCTTGCCGCTCCAGGTCTCCGTCTTACCCGAGGACAGGGACTCTCCCCGCAGGTTGGCCACCAGCTGCTTGACCTCCTTCATCTTCCCTTTGGCATAGAAGGTCTGGGTCTGGTAGATGGCTGCCTTTGGCACCACCATGCGGGAGGAGCAGTTTTCGATCTCGGCAAAGATCTGGATTGACTCTCCTACACGGGTGGAATGGGAAGTGGAGGGGTTATTTGAATTCACTGTACTGCCATTTAGACTTATCTGTGGACATTAAGCTGCATTCACTTAGTAATCTGAGTGCCTAATTAGTAATCAATGCACTAATCTGCAGAGTGTGATAACTCCATTTACTTAACTGGCTAATTGATGATTGGTGTTACAGAGATTTCATTACTGATCAGTGACATATTATTAAACAGATTTTATTCTCACCTGGGGTATATCCCTTCCTTTCAATTTTGGCACTTAGGGAAATAGGACCTGAGGTGCAGAACCAACAGCAAAGCGTCTTGTCTTTTGTGCCTGCCTGTGGTGactgaagggggaaaaaaataaacacattagcGTGCATCTTAAGAATTTACCTAGCCACCCCCACTCTTCCACCAGACATCAGTAAAAAGCCATGGGGTTGATGAAATGTTCAGACTAACTATGCAACTGACGCACAGAGGCCCATTAGTCAAAACTCCCATGTActaacttctttttttccatataaaCACCCTGAGGATAAAGACATCGTTTTGAGTCAATGTGAAAACAACGTAGCTGTCACGCAATATCATATTATCTCATCGAAAATCTTCACATTGTCAGTCACTATGGTTACAGCTCAATAGTAATTTGCATTGTTGCAAATTCTGTGAAAAGTTTCAAGGGTATTACAaaattcacaacatatttaGAGTCGCTTTCAAGAAACTGTACCCAGATGTAATACATATTGAAACAAGCAGTAAGCCATTAAACCGACCACTTCTTTCCAAGGTTGACCCATGATTAAGAAACTGATTGCTAGAATGAGTCACACTACAGCCTTGCATTATATACACTAGCCTGGTAAATGCCTGagccattacaaagacaaatattgaaaagtggaaaactgtgaatgttgaaaaaaaaaaaaaaaaagagctcacCAGCAGTAATGGAGTGTTGATGTCAATGTGCTCGAAGACTGTGAATTCCTTCTTGGTCTTCATGGGTAGGAGCCATGGCCTGTGGAGTTCTGCCTTTACCCAGTAACGCACACTGCCATGCTTCCCTTCAAAAGAGGTAGCCAAAGGTCTGCAGGAAGGAAGAGGCAAaatggaaagagaaagggaattTTAAATTGTTCACGGTCATcacaaagggggaaaaaaaataataaatattacaaatattacaaatatcTATAACCCTTGCACATGCAGGCTATGTTCAATGGATCAAAGACTAATACTGTTATTTCATCCCTGCCTTCATCACTTGCGGGCTGTGCTCAGGTACTCACGTCTGTGGAAGCTCGAGGCTGAATGCATACTCATGTCTTCCTGAATGGATAGTGGTGAGTCCTTCCTCCGAGTTGTCATCGtctgaaagagaaggaggacaaTATTCCAAACACATGTATACCATACCTGGGTAAAATGCTCTACGAAGGCATCTGTAAGTCATACCAAAAAACACAGGGCGGGGGAGACAAGAGAGAATAAATTTTTTACAATCATATTTGTATGTGCAAATAATTGTAGCCTCCTGAAAATATACATCAGACCAGTGATCCTAAGATTAAAACCCATTGCACAAGTGTCTtgcaaacaaaaactttttttttttttttttttttgccctcaaaTGAAAGAACAAATAATTCTACTCCAGACAGGGGCAACTATTTTGCAATAAGGAGAATAACAATGAAAGGTATAAATCCACAAACAAGGCTATGGTAAACCAGGATTGTGAATAGGCCAAAGATAATCTGTAGATTAATGTCTCATTCCTACATGGGACGGTGCTTTATTCTTACTTTCCCCGTTTTATGTTCAGAGGGCACTTGCGCATCgtgaaaatgaacattaaatTTTTCACGGTAAGAATTAATGTAGGTTTAAATTATAATATCATAACACGGAGGGTGCGTTTAGAGAGCCTGGGCCGGTCTGCTTCTGCCAGCTCAGCACTCCCTCCCCTTCGCAGCCTTGTGGTAAACAAGTgcagagctgtcagtcaaacagcagaCTCCAGCAGGAGGAGACCGGCCTAAACCGGTGCGAGCAGCTTCCCGGGGCCGGTCTCTGCTCATTACGTATTCACTGTGCGCCACCTCAGTAACCAGCAGCTCGCTCTAGCACACTATTTCGCTCTGCATCACTTTATAATGTACCACACAAACGATACATTTCGCCATTTTCGActcaatttcacatttttagcgATTTAACCCTTCTAGCAGACAAGTAATTTTCCTCGATAGAGATGAAACCAGAAATGGTcgagtaataaaaaaaaaaatcatactaataataataacgttTGCATTTGTAGTTGTGGATGTTTTTCTTCCTAATGCAACATACTTAGCCGAGAGGTGGGAAGCCGCTGCCTTTATGCGGACTGTAGCGCATTACTTcacattttgcaacatttcaaaagttttgcGGATGGAGTGACAGGTAACTGTAGCTACCCAACTCAGCTGAGACACTTCAGTCGTGTACAGCAGCGACCACAGACCATTTGCCCATTCATTAATACACATGAAATGAGTTTACAGCCTGAGCAAATCCCTCctgtatggacacacacagatacgcaTGCAACTTGTGCATTTCCTGATGCTGAAGCAGACCTACGTGGCGTGAACCAGCACTGACAGACTAATCGCTgacatttctatgcattttctAGGAATGCACATTATCACAAAATGGTTCGTTTTCCAACGCAGAACTTGCTGCAGCACCCTAGTTCAATTGAAAGCACAGTAGAAAACAAGCACTGCAGCTCTACTGTCGCATTTCTCCAAACAGCTGATGAATATACCTatgtttcaagtgtttttttaactATAACATGCAAGTCACTTCTTTTATGCAACATACGTATACTCCTGTTATgcgttatttttttccataattaaaaaaagttgCAGCGCGTTCTGTCACTCTGCATAAGAGCATGACGTCATTACCTACACATGAGCACCTCAGCCAATGAGAGCGCAGGGAGGGCGGTGCTTTCCCCCCTTGCTCCGCCCTCCCGCGGTCCAGTTTTCTGAACAGGATTGAACCGCTTTGAACAATGGGTGGAAACTTAAGAAAAGCTACAAAGAAACACCCTATGTGCTGCGGTTGTACAATGAAAATTTCACACCAATCTTCAACCACGTAACCACAAACTGCCAATTCAGCGCACAGAGGTTCGAAAATCACTGCAATTTATGTTTTCCACGAAAATACATGAAGTGA from Myripristis murdjan chromosome 9, fMyrMur1.1, whole genome shotgun sequence encodes:
- the arrdc3a gene encoding arrestin domain-containing protein 3a isoform X1 translates to MMVLGKVKSFTVSYDCLNDSNVPVFSSGDSVSGRVIIEVTGEIRVKSLKIHAKGFAKVRWTESRNAGSNTAYTQNYTEEVEYLNHRDILIGHERDDDNSEEGLTTIHSGRHEYAFSLELPQTPLATSFEGKHGSVRYWVKAELHRPWLLPMKTKKEFTVFEHIDINTPLLLSPQAGTKDKTLCCWFCTSGPISLSAKIERKGYTPGESIQIFAEIENCSSRMVVPKAAIYQTQTFYAKGKMKEVKQLVANLRGESLSSGKTETWSGKMLKIPPVSPSILDCSIIRVEYSLMVYVDIPGAINLSLNLPLVIGTIPLHPFGSRTSSVSSQCSMSWLGMALPERPEAPPSYAEIVTEEQRQSSLDIPPAREELDGPLFAYIHEFRFQPPPLYSEIDPNPDHASRTEERRLDTCPSR
- the arrdc3a gene encoding arrestin domain-containing protein 3a isoform X2, which encodes MVYMCLEYCPPSLSDDDNSEEGLTTIHSGRHEYAFSLELPQTPLATSFEGKHGSVRYWVKAELHRPWLLPMKTKKEFTVFEHIDINTPLLLSPQAGTKDKTLCCWFCTSGPISLSAKIERKGYTPGESIQIFAEIENCSSRMVVPKAAIYQTQTFYAKGKMKEVKQLVANLRGESLSSGKTETWSGKMLKIPPVSPSILDCSIIRVEYSLMVYVDIPGAINLSLNLPLVIGTIPLHPFGSRTSSVSSQCSMSWLGMALPERPEAPPSYAEIVTEEQRQSSLDIPPAREELDGPLFAYIHEFRFQPPPLYSEIDPNPDHASRTEERRLDTCPSR